A window from Leuconostoc mesenteroides subsp. mesenteroides encodes these proteins:
- the rnz gene encoding ribonuclease Z — translation MQLEFLGTGSGQPSKFRNVTSIALRLLDERNAVWLFDVGEATQHQILKTTLRPRKVEKIFITHLHGDHIFGLPGFLSSRSFQGADKNEPLTIYGPKGVKEFVQTALRISETRLSYPIEYVNLTEGVIFEDHTFQVIAAPMRHRIETWGFRVIEKDHPGELLVDKLKQENIPSGPIYGKLKAGKTVTLPDGRIVNGQDFIGKAQKGRIITFILDTRPNDNVEWLAKDADVLVHESTYGANEEEAKMARAHAHSTSANAASVARRSHVNKLVLTHLSARYIGPMVKELIHDVRRNFANTHVARDFDIIDIPFKKDSNESK, via the coding sequence ATGCAACTTGAATTTCTCGGTACTGGCTCTGGCCAACCATCTAAATTTAGAAATGTTACAAGCATTGCTCTTCGCCTGTTAGACGAACGCAATGCTGTGTGGCTTTTTGATGTTGGTGAAGCAACGCAACATCAAATTTTAAAAACTACTTTGCGACCACGTAAAGTTGAAAAAATATTTATTACACATTTACATGGTGATCATATATTTGGATTACCAGGGTTCTTAAGCTCACGATCTTTTCAAGGTGCTGATAAGAATGAACCTTTAACTATATATGGACCTAAGGGTGTTAAAGAATTTGTTCAAACGGCGCTACGAATTTCCGAAACACGTCTATCGTATCCAATTGAATATGTTAACTTAACTGAAGGCGTTATCTTTGAAGATCACACTTTTCAAGTGATTGCCGCTCCAATGCGCCATCGTATTGAAACCTGGGGATTTCGTGTGATAGAGAAAGATCATCCAGGGGAACTATTAGTTGATAAACTAAAGCAAGAAAATATTCCTTCTGGGCCAATTTATGGCAAACTTAAAGCAGGAAAAACAGTCACATTACCAGATGGGCGTATTGTGAATGGTCAGGACTTCATTGGTAAAGCTCAAAAGGGTCGTATAATAACTTTCATTTTAGACACCCGTCCCAATGATAATGTAGAGTGGCTAGCAAAGGATGCCGACGTTTTGGTCCATGAGAGTACCTATGGCGCAAACGAAGAAGAGGCAAAAATGGCCAGAGCCCATGCCCATTCAACAAGTGCAAATGCTGCAAGCGTGGCTCGTCGATCACATGTAAATAAGCTAGTATTGACACATCTTTCAGCTCGCTATATTGGTCCGATGGTTAAAGAATTAATACACGATGTCCGTCGCAACTTTGCTAACACACATGTAGCACGCGACTTCGACATTATTGATATTCCTTTTAAGAAAGATAGTAATGAATCAAAGTAA
- the msrA gene encoding peptide-methionine (S)-S-oxide reductase MsrA, with protein sequence MATETAIFAGGCFWCMVQPFDSLNGIEKVRSGYTGGHVENPTYEQVLTHSTGHTEAVKIWFDSEKISYRELVEIYWEQTDPTDAMGQFQDRGDNYRPVIFVNSPEQREIAEESRAALVASNRFDEPIVTKIEDAKPFYEAEEYHQDFYKKDPKREALEMAQRLQFKADKWN encoded by the coding sequence ATGGCAACAGAAACTGCGATATTTGCTGGAGGCTGCTTTTGGTGTATGGTTCAACCATTTGATTCTTTGAATGGTATCGAAAAGGTTCGCTCAGGCTATACAGGTGGTCATGTTGAAAATCCGACTTATGAACAAGTGCTGACACACTCGACTGGACACACAGAAGCTGTTAAAATTTGGTTTGATTCCGAAAAAATAAGTTATCGTGAACTAGTTGAAATATATTGGGAACAGACTGACCCAACCGATGCAATGGGACAATTCCAAGATCGTGGTGATAATTACCGTCCAGTGATTTTTGTAAATAGTCCCGAACAACGTGAAATTGCTGAAGAATCTAGAGCCGCATTAGTAGCTTCAAACCGCTTTGATGAACCCATCGTGACGAAAATTGAAGACGCCAAACCATTTTATGAAGCAGAAGAATATCACCAAGATTTTTATAAGAAAGATCCGAAACGTGAAGCATTAGAAATGGCACAGCGTCTGCAGTTTAAAGCTGATAAGTGGAATTGA